The Henckelia pumila isolate YLH828 chromosome 2, ASM3356847v2, whole genome shotgun sequence genome includes a window with the following:
- the LOC140880923 gene encoding VIN3-like protein 2, with protein MDASSLEALGFDPSNCSMLNTEQKRELVYEMSNWTDTAPEMLQSWSRQEILQILCAELGKERKYTGLTKSKIIEHLLKIVHEKKLQEHGSAKVSEVQPSSENGERTIKRQRKADHPNRLVVAANITPTCAVEINSGSPIYCKNSACKAKLCSEDSFCKRCSCCICHQYDDNKDPSLWLICSADPPFRGLSCGMTCHLECALSHENSGISTGRRDKGLDGSFSCVSCGKVNDLLSSWRKQLVVAKETRRVDILCYRLSISQKILAGTKQYQNLFGIIDEAVKKLEEDVGPLTGLPVKMARGIVNRLSSGPDIQRLCAFAVESLDLIVPNRVSNTHSANLVTFEDIHTSSLTVILNSDHANMENVVGYTLWHRKANDTSYPVEPTCKLSVPNTRFLLSGLTPGTPYFLKVVTLGTDKDMGFDEFQFRTISSQDELRTVKKSLDVERSLSPATNCSSLSNPSSVEDEICNGIPRSIENPEDNCLPFCGNGDKSSENIHLDTIDSVDMYTKETTGDAVSLLDQDLGVDKVNGIPNSAAFNLKNKVLCNGHVQNGSNTPFGTGSEYVPYVDTSSEAGLPVTPSKLENVKDGTGRNNRLKTSSKNVEIKSTRDEEPQAGSSSKKRSGQSGDEDGTGVGDKDFEYCVKVIRWLECDGHIETTFRQKFLTWYSLRATPQEIRIVKVFIDTFVEDPASLAGQLVDTFSDVVSNKRCSTVPAGFCLKLWH; from the exons ATGGATGCTTCTTCTTTGGAGG CATTGGGATTTGATCCATCAAATTGCAGCATGCTGAATACAGAGCAGAAGAGAGAACTTGTCTATGAAATGTCAAACTGGACAGACACTGCCCCTGAAATGCTACAGTCTTGGAGCCGCCAGGAGATATTACAGATTCTTTGTGCTGAGCTTGGAAAAGAAAGGAAGTACACAGGCTTGACGAAATCAAAAATAATAGAACACCTTCTGAAAATTGTACATGAAAAGAAATTGCAGGAGCATGGAAGTGCAAAAGTTTCTGAAGTGCAGCCCTCATCAGAAAATGGTGAAAGAACCATCAAGAGGCAAAGAAAAGCCGACCACCCAAATCGGTTGGTTGTTGCAGCAAATATTACCCCAACTTGTGCAGTTGAAATAAATTCAGGTAGTCCCATATACTGCAAGAATTCAGCTTGCAAGGCTAAACTCTGCAGTGAAGATTCATTTTGCAAACGGTGTTCATGCTGTATTTGCCACCAGTACGATGACAACAAGGACCCTAGCTTATGGTTGATATGCTCTGCTGACCCTCCATTTCGTGGTCTTTCATGTGGTATGACATGTCACCTCGAATGTGCTCTCAGCCATGAAAATTCAGGCATCTCTACTGGCAGGAGGGATAAGGGGCTTGATGGTAGCTTCTCTTGCGTATCTTGTGGAAAAGTGAATGATTTACTCAG CTCCTGGAGAAAGCAACTTGTGGTGGCAAAAGAGACCAGGCGGGTGGACATATTGTGCTATAGGCTCTCTATAAGCCAGAAAATTCTTGCTGGTACTAAACAATATCAGAATCTATTTGGAATCATTGATGAAGCTGTGAAGAAGCTCGAAGAAGATGTGGGTCCTTTAACAGGTTTACCCGTAAAGATGGCTCGTGGGATTGTGAACAGGCTCTCCTCAGGACCAGATATTCAGAGATTATGTGCTTTTGCAGTGGAGTCACTGGACTTAATTGTTCCCAACCGAGTGTCTAACACGCATTCTG CAAACCTTGTCACATTCGAAGATATCCATACTTCATCACTGACTGTGATCTTGAATTCTGATCATGCAAATATGGAAAACGTAGTGGGTTATACCTTGTGGCATCGGAAAGCTAACGACACATCCTATCCTGTGGAACCTACTTGCAAATTGTCAGTGCCAAATACAAGGTTCCTGCTTTCTGGTCTAACTCCTGGTACTCCTTACTTTCTCAAGGTTGTTACACTTGGCACGGACAAAGATATGGGGTTTGATGAATTCCAGTTTCGAACTATAAGTTCACAAGATGAGTTGCGAACTGTGAAAAAGAGCTTGGATGTCGAAAGAAGTCTCAGTCCAGCTACCAACTGTAGCAGTCTTTCCAATCCTTCCTCAGTGGAAGATGAGATTTGCAACGGCATTCCTAGAAGCATAGAGAATCCAGAGGATAATTGTTTGCCTTTTTGTGGGAATGGTGATAAATCTTCTGAGAATATACACCTAGACACCATCGATTCTGTTGACATGTACACAAAAGAAACTACTGGAGATGCAGTCTCTTTGTTGGATCAAGATCTGGGAGTGGACAAAGTCAACGGCATACCAAACAGCGCTGCTTTCAATCTCAAAAACAAAGTATTGTGTAACGGCCATGTGCAAAATGGGTCCAATACTCCTTTTGGAACTGGCTCAGAATATGTGCCTTACGTGGATACTAGTTCAGAAGCTGGCTTACCTGTCACTCCTAGCAAGTTAGAGAACGTGAAGGATGGAACTGGAAGAAATAACAGACTCAAAACCAGCAGCAAGAATGTTGAGATAAAGTCCACAAGGGATGAGGAGCCTCAAGCTGGCAGCTCATCCAAGAAGAGAAGTGGCCAAAGTGGTGACGAGGATGGCACAGGCGTTGGAGACAAGGATTTTGAATATTGCGTGAAAGTGATCCGATGGCTGGAGTGTGATGGACATATCGAGACAACGTTTAGACAGAAGTTTTTGACTTGGTACAGCTTGAGGGCTACCCCTCAAGAAATACGAATTGTGAAGGTATTCATAGATACATTTGTTGAAGATCCCGCATCTCTAGCTGGGCAACTTGTTGACACCTTCTCTGATGTTGTTTCAAACAAGAGATGCTCGACTGTACCTGCTGGATTTTGCTTGAAGCTATGGCACTGA
- the LOC140882291 gene encoding uncharacterized protein: MKKRPREPKPLLPALASAGGPALIKYLASCNTTVRSQSLRLIQSWLASQPHQLSESDIKKLWKGLFYCIWHADKTPNQVALIDKLTSLFLSLQPSFSLEFFRGFLLTLRREWSGIDRLRLDKFYLLIRRFVRALFELMRLRKWDCELLGKYLRVLEDDGFLAEDKLQGNGVNYQVASVYLEELKGIKFPVTQEMVDLILRPFFAVMMRSKDRILLGKVKSCVFDELVNVGKGLLEKKRKGVSCKEDEEDVLGVVALRMGLSGRLYEIGSSVECVQGNRKVVLGLHEDYLKLEKEFELSGIEIMIPEFTSVSDGDGGDDDDDDDDKVPQLIPTSYNSKVNGELREPDRVEDSQDDRVHSNARIPKKSKKAGKGVNGNDKKAKGKKNKRKKREEDTSGNMEKSSDITAFEDNLIDNLETDEPAINMDESVIANLQKEFEKIAAEAGFDGDEYSGLSDTPLVSAEHSMHARKRRKRSKSVEGQGSGQSNEAGDAEADASAKSVGKSAKKVRFAMKNNLVWKPHNPLPPESLRLPPSVTPRGSALKKGVPPGPIIETPPPKEKAKRKKIQKVFRSATPAIKGKKMRTRSV; encoded by the coding sequence ATGAAGAAGAGACCCCGAGAACCCAAACCCCTACTACCTGCCCTTGCATCCGCCGGTGGCCCTGCCTTAATCAAGTATTTGGCGTCATGCAACACCACCGTCAGATCTCAATCCCTCCGCCTTATCCAATCTTGGCTGGCATCTCAACCCCACCAACTCTCCGAATCTGACATCAAGAAGCTATGGAAGGGCCTCTTTTACTGCATCTGGCACGCTGACAAAACACCAAACCAGGTCGCACTAATTGACAAGCTTACTTCTTTGTTTTTATCGCTCCAACCCTCGTTTTCGTTGGAATTTTTCCGTGGGTTTTTACTTACTCTTCGCCGCGAGTGGTCTGGCATAGACCGCTTGAGGCTGGACAAGTTTTACTTGCTGATACGCCGCTTCGTGAGGGCGTTGTTTGAGTTGATGAGATTGAGAAAATGGGATTGCGAGCTTTTGGGGAAATACTTGAGGGTTTTGGAGGATGATGGGTTCTTGGCGGAGGATAAGTTGCAGGGGAATGGGGTGAATTATCAAGTGGCGTCTGTGTATTTGGAGGAGTTGAAGGGGATTAAGTTTCCGGTGACGCAGGAGAtggttgatttgattttgaggcCTTTTTTTGCAGTTATGATGAGAAGTAAGGATAGAATTTTGTTGGGGAAAGTGAAAAGTTGTGTGTTTGATGAATTAGTGAATGTAGGAAAGGGGTTGTTGGAGAAGAAGAGGAAGGGAGTTTCTTGCAAGGAGGATGAAGAGGATGTGTTGGGTGTGGTTGCTCTGAGGATGGGATTATCAGGGAGGTTGTATGAGATTGGTTCATCAGTAGAGTGTGTTCAGGGGAATAGGAAGGTGGTTTTGGGGTTGCATGAAGACTATCTGAAATTGGAGAAGGAGTTTGAATTGTCAGGGATCGAAATTATGATACCCGAATTCACTAGTGTTAGTGATGGTGATGgtggtgatgatgatgatgatgatgatgataaggTACCTCAGTTGATTCCAACTAGCTATAATAGTAAAGTTAATGGTGAATTGAGGGAACCAGACAGGGTTGAGGATTCACAAGACGATAGGGTTCACTCTAATGCTAGAATCCCGAAGAAGAGTAAGAAGGCTGGAAAAGGGGTGAATGGAAATGACAAGAAGGCTAAAGGGAAGAAGAACAAAaggaagaaaagagaagaagacACTTCTGGTAATATGGAGAAGAGTAGTGATATTACTGCTTTTGAGGATAATCTGATTGATAACTTGGAAACTGATGAGCCAGCAATTAATATGGATGAATCTGTGATagcaaatcttcagaaagaatTTGAGAAAATTGCGGCTGAAGCTGGTTTTGATGGTGATGAGTATTCAGGTCTGTCTGATACTCCCCTTGTTTCAGCAGAACATAGTATGCATGCAAGAAAGAGGAGAAAAAGATCAAAAAGTGTAGAGGGTCAAGGGTCTGGTCAATCAAATGAGGCTGGAGATGCAGAAGCTGATGCTTCTGCGAAGAGTGTGGGGAAGAGTGCCAAGAAAGTTAGATTTGCCATGAAGAATAACTTGGTGTGGAAGCCACATAACCCATTACCTCCAGAAAGCTTGAGATTACCTCCATCTGTTACTCCAAGGGGTAGTGCATTAAAGAAGGGGGTCCCTCCTGGGCCCATTATAGAGACTCCTCCTCCCAAAGAGAAGGCAAAGAGGAAGAAAATCCAGAAGGTATTCAGGAGTGCCACACCGGCGATAAAAGGGAAAAAAATGCGGACTCGTTCTGTTTGA
- the LOC140878193 gene encoding uncharacterized protein, producing MERSQSQVIESMKKTMLTHEQIFKQQVKELHRLYDLQKMLMHELRNEQSWRRNESIISQSFTTLFKRDDPVTELGGTSCSGESSRLMPIRFDHQLHPDNEQNDVKKIEVEDDLEVELTLSIGHCTGGKKSTRHRQQCNPQFLDFDGSNPVEESGSLSRINTGEDEAYGEPSAASLNQENGQPHWLLQDLSLNRR from the exons atggagCGTTCACAGTCACAGGTGATAGAGTCCATGAAGAAGACGATGCTGACACATGAACAAATCTTCAAACAACAG gTTAAAGAGCTCCACAGGCTGTATGATCTCCAAAAGATGCTCATGCACGAACTGAGAAACGAGCAATCTTGGAGAAGAAACGAATCCATCATATCACAAAGTTTCACGACTTTGTTTAAAAGAGACGATCCAGTTACAGAACTAGGTGGTACTAGCTGCTCTGGTGAGAGCTCGAGATTAATGCCGATCAGATTTGACCACCAACTCCATCCAGATAATGAGCAAAACGACGTGAAAAAGATCGAGGTAGAAGATGATCTTGAAGTCGAATTAACACTGAGTATAGGCCATTGCACGGGGGGAAAGAAATCGACAAGGCATCGGCAGCAATGCAACCCACAGTTTCTTGATTTCGATGGGTCAAATCCTGTCGAAGAAAGCGGTTCTTTGTCTAGAATTAATACAGGTGAAGATGAAGCATATGGGGAACCAAGTGCTGCAAGCTTAAATCAAGAAAATGGGCAGCCACATTGGTTGCTTCAAGATTTGAGTTTGAATAGAAGATGA